The nucleotide sequence TTAAACCATCGGGTTGCTGACGCACAAATTCTTTCAATCCCATTACATTTAGAACTGCAGAGATCTCAGATTGAGAAATTGAAGTATCCCCAAAAGTTAAATTATCCATCAGTGTGCCTTCAAATAAAGACTCTTCTGTAATAGAATGTCCTAGAAGTGAATGATAAAAGTTAATATCTATGTTTTTTAAAGATATTCCGTTCACATATATGGTTCCGCTATCTGGCTCTATTAATCCTGCAATGATCTTAAGTAAGATGGATTTCCCAGAACCATTAATTCCTTCCAAAAGGATCTTATCTCCAGTTTTAATGGTGAGATTCACGTCCTTGAGAACAAAAGTTCCATCATTTCTTTTAAAACTAACATTTAAAAGCTCAATTTCTAAGGCTCCATTTTCAACAAAGCTATGATCACCTCCCGTAGGCTCTAATTTCTTATCTACCACTTCTCCTAATTTTTCTAGTGACGTAAGAAGATCATAAAAATTCTCTAACCCCATGATCATTTTTTCTACGGAACTAATAATCAAAAGAATAATGATTTCTGCAGCAACAAATTGACCGATATTCATTTGTTGATTTAGTACTAATAATCCACCAATTACTAGTAAACCTGCGGTTACTAAAGTTTTAAAACCAATCATCTGAATGAACTGCAATCTTAAGATTCGGAAATGACTTTCACGCGCATCCAGATATTTACTTACTAAAGCGTCATTCTTATTGATAGCATGTTGGGTCTTACCAGATATTTTAAAACTTATAAGCGTTCTCGCCACTTCCTGAATCCAGTGAGCGATCTTATATTTCATTTTAGACTCTTTTATACTGGTTTCTAATCCGCTTTTTGCAGTAAATCTAAATACCAGATAAATAAGCAAAACCAAAAGAATTCCGTAAAAGATAAAAAATGGGTGATATAATGACAGTAATATAAGTCCGAAAACAATTTGTAAAACTGCTGCTGGAAAATCTAAAACCAGTTTAGAGATCCCTTTCTGGATAGTAATTACATCAAAAAACCTATTTGCTAATTCCGGCGGATAGAAATTCTTTAATTCAGACATCTTTATCTTAGGAAATCTATACGAAAATTCAAAAGAGGCACGAGTAAAGATCTTTTGCTGAATATTTTCTAGAATACGTATTTGCATTAACTGTAAAATTCCTACGAACGCAACCCCAAGCGTAACAAGGGCTACAAGCACGATCCAAGAAGTAGTGATTCTAGCCCCCTGAATAAGGTTTACAATTGCCTGAATTCCAAGTGGCACAGAGAGATTCACCAACCCTGCAAAAATTGCATAATATAAA is from Gillisia sp. Hel1_33_143 and encodes:
- a CDS encoding peptidase domain-containing ABC transporter, which encodes MTEDKLTTWQRFIGLLKLEKKDFLQILYYAIFAGLVNLSVPLGIQAIVNLIQGARITTSWIVLVALVTLGVAFVGILQLMQIRILENIQQKIFTRASFEFSYRFPKIKMSELKNFYPPELANRFFDVITIQKGISKLVLDFPAAVLQIVFGLILLSLYHPFFIFYGILLVLLIYLVFRFTAKSGLETSIKESKMKYKIAHWIQEVARTLISFKISGKTQHAINKNDALVSKYLDARESHFRILRLQFIQMIGFKTLVTAGLLVIGGLLVLNQQMNIGQFVAAEIIILLIISSVEKMIMGLENFYDLLTSLEKLGEVVDKKLEPTGGDHSFVENGALEIELLNVSFKRNDGTFVLKDVNLTIKTGDKILLEGINGSGKSILLKIIAGLIEPDSGTIYVNGISLKNIDINFYHSLLGHSITEESLFEGTLMDNLTFGDTSISQSEISAVLNVMGLKEFVRQQPDGLSTTIFPEGLQLPHTITKKIILARSLIRKPKLLILNEPLHQIDKENENAILNHLFSSEKDWSIIVTSRDEVWRERCNRHIELNNGVIQNNP